From the Hemicordylus capensis ecotype Gifberg chromosome 1, rHemCap1.1.pri, whole genome shotgun sequence genome, the window tcctcacaggtatgaggaaagagggcccatagtccagtagtggaacaagtgctttgcatgcacaaggtcttgggttgagtcttcttcatcttctgttaaaggatttagctagctaggaaaaggcttctgcccaagagcggctgtcagccagagtagggcaaagtgagccaggggtatgacttggtagaaggcagctgcattggtatgttcagcagatagagcctggccattgcactcccttctgaagcatagttggtgagggctgtcttgccagtgctatgcaatgtattcctcttcatcccttgcttgtttccttgggtggaccGCCTCATCCACAatcccaggctgcatcccagctggttaacctaggcagaaaggggaggcaatttctatcagggctatgggccatcctcatttccagattcctgctttatttcctctctttcaggtcattcCAGAAATCCGACCCATGTTGCTCCATGTCCTGGGGGACCCATGTTGCACCATGTTCTGGGGGACCCTCtgggggaagagcccaatgaGGCAACCTTGGTGCCAGGACCACTTCCAGGACTTCATGTTcccactgacattctggggaaagagctcaatgaggaaacgtCAATGctaggatcccttccagaacctcgcgtccccacagatattctggaggaagagctcaatgaggaaacgtcggtgccaggatcccttccagaacctcatgtccccactgatattctggagcaagagctcaatgaggaaatgTTGGTGCTAATATCCCTTCCAGGActttgcatcaccaatgacattctgggggaagagcccaatgaAGCAACCTTGGTGCCAGGACTCCTTCCAGGACTTCGTGTAcccactgacattctggggaaagagctcgaTGAAGCAACctcagtgccaggatccctttcagGACCTTGCATTTccactgatattctggaggaaatgctcaatgaggaaacctcaatgccaggaTCTCTTCCAGGACCTAGCGGCCACACTAATATTCTGGAGAGAGAACTCAATGAGGCAACttcagtgccaggatcccttccaggacctcacatcaccaatgacattctggggaaagaggtcaatgaggaaacctcagtgccaggtccttccatccccactggcactccaaaggaagcagcttttgtgtcagagcccttaccagagccttccattgctgacAATTACTTTGAGCAAGAAGTAGAAATCCTCAAAGGATTACAGAATGACTATGTCCAGCGGCGTAAGTATTGTGGCACCTCAGAACCCTTTTGCATAGACACCCAGCACAAAGTTCAGCTGGAGTTTTGATActcagcccagatgatggaccaAGCACTAGCACTGCCCTTTTT encodes:
- the LOC128339919 gene encoding uncharacterized protein LOC128339919; the protein is MLSQSSLYLKRSHPEAEPKDKDEEGAQTGHSRNPTHVAPCPGGPMLHHVLGDPLGEEPNEATLVPGPLPGLHVPTDILGKELNEETSMLGSLPEPRVPTDILEEELNEETSVPGSLPEPHVPTDILEQELNEEMLVLISLPGLCITNDILGEEPNEATLVPGLLPGLRVPTDILGKELDEATSVPGSLSGPCISTDILEEMLNEETSMPGSLPGPSGHTNILERELNEATSVPGSLPGPHITNDILGKEVNEETSVPGPSIPTGTPKEAAFVSEPLPEPSIADNYFEQEVEILKGLQNDYVQRQMRVRRISQQFPRSLWAVNLKIGHTRTRLIRSEVRLQRWGKEDVPEGPAACLRPPGSSSLLSSASLEVGSIPPSTSTSSFLLHPSPPPPPSPPPLEPDLSNVKETLQSLMDLQFHQLNDSQKDLRSCQECLQNLKALKGQLRRLRSRLAMVEATMGILVPPRELDVDEEKEKHKNQTVLHT